A single window of Falco rusticolus isolate bFalRus1 chromosome 6, bFalRus1.pri, whole genome shotgun sequence DNA harbors:
- the GJE1 gene encoding putative gap junction epsilon-1 protein, translating to MSPNYMRSFSEGCLRPPTVIGQFHTLFFGSVRMFFLGVLGFAVYGNEALHFSCDPDKREVNLFCYNQFRPITPQVFWALQLVIVLVPGAFFHLYAACKSIKQEDILQKSFYTAFYIFSVFLRIILEAVAFWLQIQLFGFKVNAIYMCDVRALEKKFNITRCMVPEHLEKTIFLIAMYTFTVTTVVLCIAEIFEISCRRLGLLKTQ from the exons ATGTCCCCCAACTACATGAGGAGCTTCTCGGAGGGATGT CTCAGGCCACCAACGGTCATTGGCCAGTTCCACACGCTTTTCTTTGGCTCGGTTCGTATGTTTTTCCTCGGCGTTTTGGGCTTTGCTGTTTATGGCAATGAGGCCTTGCATTTCAGCTGCGACCCAGACAAGAGAGAGGTTAATCTTTTCTGTTACAACCAGTTCAGGCCTATAACTCctcag GTATTCTGGGCGTTACAGCTGGTGATTGTACTGGTACCTGGagctttttttcacctttatGCTGCATGTAAGAGCATCAAACAGGAAGATATCCTCCAAAAGTCGTTCTATACAGCTTTTTAtatcttctctgttttcctaaGGATTATCCTTGAAGCTGTGGCTTTTTGGCTTCAGATTCAGCTCTTTGGTTTCAAAGTGAACGCAATCTACATGTGTGATGTGAGAGCacttgaaaaaaagtttaacattACCCGGTGCATGGTGCCAGAGCACTTagaaaagacaatttttcttATTGCAATGTACACGTTTACTGTGACTACAGTGGTCTTGTGCATTGCTGAAATTTTTGAGATCTCATGTAGAAGGCTAGGTTTGTTAAAAACTCAGTGA